The following coding sequences lie in one Candidatus Hydrogenedens sp. genomic window:
- a CDS encoding OmpA family protein — translation MKKLITLTMIGLLVLVAVPAKAAKVWDDMSWWGNTGATPEPVADSQGRSGYWWWPKEAASNNNDSELWGNRGIVYSQWQKPAPPAPPAPTPPPPAPPVQKRTAPVFNHVLFDFDKAILKPEGKAVVDEVIAYMKKYPTDKITIEGHCCNIGTDEYNMGLGQRRADAVKKYMVENGIDAGRITTISYGESRPAVPNDTPANRKLNRRAVFVITIGN, via the coding sequence ATGAAAAAACTTATTACACTCACAATGATTGGTTTACTTGTTTTAGTAGCAGTGCCTGCAAAGGCTGCAAAAGTTTGGGATGACATGTCCTGGTGGGGAAACACAGGTGCAACACCGGAACCTGTAGCAGATTCACAAGGTCGTTCAGGTTATTGGTGGTGGCCTAAAGAAGCGGCTTCAAACAATAATGATTCTGAATTATGGGGCAATCGTGGTATTGTCTATAGTCAGTGGCAGAAGCCAGCTCCTCCTGCTCCTCCTGCTCCTACTCCTCCACCACCAGCACCTCCAGTTCAAAAGAGAACAGCCCCTGTATTCAACCATGTGTTGTTTGATTTCGATAAAGCAATTTTGAAACCCGAAGGAAAAGCAGTTGTAGACGAAGTTATCGCCTACATGAAGAAATATCCGACGGACAAAATTACAATCGAAGGTCATTGCTGCAACATTGGAACAGATGAATACAATATGGGCTTAGGGCAACGCCGTGCTGATGCGGTGAAGAAGTATATGGTTGAAAATGGTATTGATGCAGGCCGCATCACAACCATTAGTTATGGTGAGAGCAGACCCGCAGTTCCCAATGATACACCGGCGAATCGTAAATTGAATCGTCGTGCTGTATTCGTAATTACAATTGGAAACTAA
- a CDS encoding aspartate aminotransferase family protein, with protein sequence MTIFHPDEDKGNQYRELWTKYVGRGQQTYTPSQIVVDKAQGAYLWTLDGRKLTDFTSGVLVSNLGYAHPKFETKFKEYYKQLPRNTYNMISPVQVEASKRLIESFGYSKAQKILWAASGSEGIQKAMWSALHRYPERNIIVATRHGFHGKKGLAADVTGDTSPNPNVRWISFPMGEGYEQDFYEKELNQLWDNHKGKIALLITEPYLGAKGSYHPPKWYHQLLQHWCNEHDIPFIFDEVQSCFGRTGNMYAFQTYGVEPDLVVLGKGMASGEPASAVVGREDLIEALDYGEASDTFSGGSSACCAVCATMDVFEEDKIVEHVKKTQGKLKDILMKLKQEFPFIMDVRGEGFVYGVDCVSLEIANKCVLEAYYGTGKEGVHFLGPLAKKVIRISPPLIITEKELDHAYQLLISAWRRI encoded by the coding sequence ATGACTATTTTTCATCCAGATGAAGATAAGGGAAACCAATATCGGGAACTATGGACGAAATATGTAGGTCGCGGACAACAAACCTATACCCCATCTCAAATTGTAGTTGATAAAGCACAAGGGGCATATCTATGGACCCTTGATGGACGCAAATTAACAGATTTTACCTCCGGTGTTTTGGTAAGTAATCTGGGATATGCTCATCCTAAGTTTGAAACGAAATTTAAGGAATATTACAAACAATTGCCAAGAAATACCTATAACATGATTTCACCAGTTCAGGTGGAGGCTTCAAAGAGATTGATTGAAAGTTTTGGATATTCCAAAGCACAAAAGATATTATGGGCTGCAAGTGGTTCCGAAGGAATTCAAAAAGCAATGTGGTCTGCTTTGCACCGTTACCCAGAACGAAATATTATTGTGGCGACAAGACATGGATTTCATGGTAAAAAAGGATTAGCGGCAGATGTAACCGGGGATACCAGTCCTAACCCCAATGTCCGTTGGATTTCTTTCCCTATGGGAGAAGGTTACGAACAGGATTTTTATGAAAAGGAATTAAATCAACTTTGGGATAATCATAAGGGAAAAATTGCTTTATTAATTACCGAACCCTATTTAGGAGCGAAAGGTTCTTATCATCCTCCGAAATGGTATCATCAACTATTACAACATTGGTGTAATGAACATGATATACCATTTATTTTCGATGAAGTCCAGTCTTGTTTTGGTAGGACAGGAAATATGTATGCATTTCAAACCTATGGTGTTGAACCCGACTTGGTAGTATTAGGAAAAGGAATGGCAAGTGGTGAACCTGCATCGGCTGTTGTAGGGCGAGAAGATTTAATAGAGGCATTAGACTACGGTGAAGCATCAGATACTTTCAGTGGAGGGAGTTCAGCATGTTGTGCCGTATGTGCCACTATGGATGTCTTTGAAGAAGATAAAATTGTTGAACATGTAAAGAAAACGCAAGGAAAATTGAAAGATATATTAATGAAATTAAAACAAGAATTTCCTTTTATTATGGATGTAAGAGGAGAAGGTTTTGTATACGGCGTTGACTGTGTATCCCTGGAAATTGCGAACAAGTGTGTATTGGAAGCATATTACGGAACTGGAAAAGAAGGCGTGCACTTTTTGGGTCCTTTAGCCAAAAAAGTTATTCGTATAAGTCCTCCATTGATTATTACTGAAAAAGAATTAGACCATGCCTATCAACTTTTAATCTCCGCATGGAGACGGATATAG
- a CDS encoding inositol monophosphatase family protein, whose protein sequence is MDNLGKELARLMWQVSIFTETVATLGMENTQTKEDFSPVTLADLGAQIMVSHWLNTHFEGEPLIAEETVKSLPEANRDVFIDKLKNVLEPFLEKLSQKKIIDYLELNCFSTKKESYWVLDPLDGTKGFIRGNQYAISLGHINKGTIDIGVLACPRLRLPHLSEEDDRQGCLFFAEKGEGAWVQLYDFFSVPIPIHVSQCKNPEKAILFRSYESKHTDVEKTNRFCEKMGMKLSIPVDSQVKYGLLACGEGEIILRFTPPDNPNYREKVWDHVGGAIILHEAGGKVTDVFGKTFQYNGEPLLNNSVGVFASNGYLHDIGVKILQEIMGEI, encoded by the coding sequence ATGGATAATCTCGGCAAAGAATTAGCTAGATTGATGTGGCAAGTAAGTATTTTTACAGAGACGGTTGCTACTCTGGGAATGGAAAATACTCAAACAAAAGAGGACTTTTCTCCTGTTACCCTTGCAGATTTAGGGGCTCAAATTATGGTTAGTCATTGGTTAAATACACATTTTGAAGGAGAGCCACTAATTGCAGAAGAAACAGTAAAATCTTTGCCCGAAGCGAACCGTGATGTTTTTATTGATAAATTAAAAAATGTATTAGAACCCTTTTTAGAAAAATTAAGCCAAAAGAAAATAATAGATTACCTTGAATTAAACTGCTTTTCAACGAAAAAAGAATCGTATTGGGTGTTAGACCCTCTGGATGGAACGAAAGGGTTCATTCGGGGAAATCAATACGCCATTTCATTAGGACATATCAATAAGGGGACAATTGATATTGGAGTTTTAGCCTGTCCCCGTTTGCGTTTGCCCCATTTATCCGAAGAAGATGACCGACAAGGTTGTCTATTCTTTGCAGAAAAAGGGGAAGGAGCATGGGTGCAACTTTATGATTTTTTCTCTGTCCCTATTCCTATTCATGTTTCCCAATGTAAAAACCCCGAAAAAGCCATATTATTCCGTTCTTACGAATCAAAACATACCGATGTTGAGAAAACCAACCGATTTTGTGAAAAAATGGGAATGAAATTGTCTATTCCTGTGGATAGCCAGGTAAAGTATGGGTTATTAGCATGTGGAGAAGGTGAAATTATTTTACGATTTACTCCACCTGACAATCCTAATTATCGTGAAAAAGTATGGGACCATGTCGGAGGTGCCATCATTCTCCATGAAGCAGGAGGAAAAGTAACAGATGTTTTCGGTAAAACGTTTCAATATAACGGAGAACCTTTACTAAATAATTCCGTAGGTGTTTTTGCGTCCAACGGATATTTGCATGATATTGGAGTAAAGATATTGCAAGAGATTATGGGAGAAATATAG
- a CDS encoding FAD-dependent oxidoreductase has translation MKIAVVGAGIAGLTCAYQLCSKHKVYVFEKSNRPGGGIFSIKYKEGNIDNYVDLGFNIYNRAHYPNLVNLLDQLKLRSQEVPKSVIINHPNKKLYWCLGDNEQSFSSTTAYLKPINYKVYSLWRNWKKQWKDFLEKKDLKTSLSEYLKEEGISPEVQTKFVLPLIQSFWCGLKSNLSDMPAYFLFSYLSKLGLLEGDENAQWRIVRGGGFRIISQLVSSLINPVRFQTEVVKIFRRPEHIEIITKTGEKETFDAVILAVHADDALKLLEKPTPSEEQILSSFGYEEFDVVVHTDERFIQTPSKEPASWYIQVSDTPNKIPPVITWNLNHLQQLSIKTNLFLTFTPQGNNVPKEKTMTVLHRKAPKPTWKMLSVQKRFTEINGVCRTYFCGDYWGCGTLEDSLESALEIVPLIEKQQARAQTI, from the coding sequence ATGAAAATTGCAGTTGTTGGAGCAGGTATTGCAGGATTGACCTGTGCTTATCAACTTTGTTCGAAACATAAAGTCTATGTGTTTGAAAAGAGTAATCGCCCGGGCGGTGGTATCTTCTCTATTAAGTATAAGGAAGGGAATATAGATAATTATGTCGATTTAGGTTTTAATATTTACAATCGTGCTCATTATCCTAATCTCGTAAACTTACTTGACCAATTAAAACTCCGTTCCCAAGAAGTGCCTAAAAGTGTAATTATTAATCACCCCAATAAAAAACTATACTGGTGTTTGGGAGATAATGAGCAGAGTTTCTCCTCTACAACGGCATACCTGAAGCCAATAAATTACAAAGTTTATTCTTTATGGCGGAATTGGAAAAAACAATGGAAAGACTTTTTAGAAAAAAAAGATTTAAAAACATCTTTGTCAGAGTATCTTAAAGAAGAAGGTATTTCCCCAGAGGTTCAAACAAAATTCGTTTTACCATTAATACAGTCTTTCTGGTGTGGGTTAAAAAGCAATTTGAGTGATATGCCCGCATATTTCCTCTTTTCATATTTAAGCAAATTAGGATTATTAGAAGGAGATGAAAATGCCCAATGGCGTATTGTTCGTGGGGGTGGTTTTCGAATTATCAGTCAATTGGTGTCTTCTCTAATTAACCCGGTCCGATTTCAAACAGAGGTTGTTAAAATATTTCGCCGTCCAGAACATATTGAGATAATTACAAAAACAGGAGAAAAAGAAACTTTTGATGCAGTAATTCTTGCTGTACATGCAGATGATGCCCTGAAATTATTAGAAAAGCCTACACCCTCTGAAGAGCAAATCCTTTCTTCTTTCGGATATGAAGAATTTGATGTCGTGGTTCATACGGATGAAAGATTTATTCAAACCCCGTCAAAGGAACCAGCCTCATGGTATATTCAAGTTAGTGATACCCCGAACAAAATTCCACCTGTAATAACCTGGAATTTAAATCATTTGCAACAATTATCAATAAAAACAAACTTGTTTCTTACCTTTACCCCTCAGGGCAATAATGTGCCAAAAGAAAAAACAATGACCGTGTTACACAGGAAAGCCCCCAAACCTACATGGAAAATGCTAAGTGTTCAAAAAAGATTTACAGAAATTAATGGTGTTTGCAGAACATATTTTTGTGGAGATTATTGGGGTTGTGGAACGCTTGAAGATTCGCTTGAAAGTGCATTAGAAATTGTTCCATTGATTGAAAAACAACAAGCCCGTGCTCAAACTATATGA
- a CDS encoding glycosyltransferase family 39 protein: MSSENLSSKILSNKTSSLLFFALILSFLCVTLFQGSRGLYETTEGRYALCAWETMQSGNLLEPVLHGKHHWTKPPLTYMAIASGLFIFGDNSTWGARFYLIPAFILTVVFVYLFAKSLWDLPTGVISALIYSCSPFLVGGANSISTDTLLVLWHSLTFFAFWKAYQAKSRWFVYLFWLGIGLGCITKGPMGFIPLMGIVPFCLWRWLVYKEKLWYFISPIGIFIFLIVGIAWYF, encoded by the coding sequence ATGTCTTCTGAAAATTTATCTTCAAAAATACTTTCTAACAAAACATCTTCACTTCTTTTTTTTGCTTTAATTTTGTCGTTCTTATGCGTAACCTTATTTCAGGGAAGTCGTGGCTTATATGAAACCACAGAAGGCAGGTATGCTTTGTGTGCTTGGGAAACCATGCAGTCTGGAAATCTTTTAGAACCTGTATTGCACGGGAAACATCATTGGACAAAGCCACCATTAACTTACATGGCTATTGCTTCTGGGCTTTTTATTTTTGGTGATAATAGCACATGGGGTGCTCGTTTTTATCTTATCCCTGCTTTTATTCTTACAGTGGTTTTTGTGTATCTTTTTGCGAAATCTTTATGGGATTTGCCTACAGGAGTTATTTCCGCTCTTATATATTCATGTTCTCCTTTTTTAGTGGGAGGGGCTAATTCTATATCGACGGACACACTTCTTGTTTTGTGGCATTCCCTAACTTTTTTCGCTTTCTGGAAAGCCTACCAAGCAAAAAGCCGTTGGTTTGTATATTTATTCTGGCTGGGTATAGGTTTGGGTTGTATAACGAAAGGTCCTATGGGTTTTATACCCTTGATGGGGATAGTTCCTTTCTGTTTATGGCGGTGGCTTGTTTATAAAGAAAAATTATGGTATTTTATCTCGCCCATTGGTATATTTATTTTTCTTATCGTAGGTATTGCATGGTATTTCTAG
- a CDS encoding sulfatase, whose protein sequence is MSFRQIFLIIFIIAIGSVIILFGYYFQKNYVSKPNIVFILIDTLRADCINPDVEPNPITPFLSKLAQKSIYFSCAVTPCSWTKPTMATLLTGLPTEKHGVRYSVRNEDPNAPVSDVLNDTFTTLPEYLSQQGYETYAVQSNANLAPLLGFAQGFREDHFIFQNDAPASFVTEKSIQFVNKTKRPFFLYSHFMDPHLPYNPPSQYLNLLKNSDGAVVDKTYIAPNVIINYLMELVYYNLGKRSEPPSHDFTEQEKKELRRRYHAEIRFTDAEVEKLVTIIKKKYPNTIFFILADHGEEFWEHKGAGHGTSLYEEQIRVPVIIHGRGIKPKKIDTPISIAGFAKTVVSLVDLPPPSQFEGYNLLEEKDKSTRIEMVTWGPWKDMGLNLKGIMKYPWKLILDRNTNKIELYNLTEDPKELTNVYERHPEIVSELMEPIESTSHKKEIPTSENTMTLPAELKEQLEKQGYL, encoded by the coding sequence ATGTCTTTTAGACAAATTTTTTTAATAATATTTATCATTGCAATAGGTAGTGTAATTATCCTCTTTGGATACTACTTTCAAAAAAATTATGTTTCAAAGCCTAATATTGTATTTATACTTATAGATACATTAAGGGCAGATTGTATTAATCCTGATGTAGAACCTAACCCCATTACACCTTTCCTATCTAAACTTGCCCAAAAATCTATATATTTTTCTTGTGCGGTAACACCTTGCAGTTGGACAAAGCCTACAATGGCAACTTTGTTAACGGGTTTACCTACGGAAAAACATGGCGTTCGATATAGTGTTAGAAATGAGGACCCCAATGCACCTGTAAGTGATGTTCTGAACGATACCTTTACTACCCTTCCGGAATATTTATCCCAACAGGGATATGAGACATACGCAGTTCAAAGCAACGCTAACCTGGCTCCATTATTGGGTTTTGCACAGGGATTTCGTGAGGACCATTTTATTTTCCAAAATGATGCACCGGCTTCGTTTGTAACGGAGAAATCCATTCAATTTGTTAATAAAACAAAGCGTCCTTTTTTTCTTTATAGCCATTTTATGGACCCCCACCTACCTTATAATCCACCGTCTCAATATTTAAATTTACTAAAGAATTCAGATGGTGCCGTTGTTGATAAGACATATATAGCGCCCAATGTAATTATTAATTACCTAATGGAACTTGTATATTACAACCTTGGAAAACGCTCGGAACCTCCATCTCATGATTTTACAGAACAGGAAAAAAAGGAACTCCGAAGAAGGTATCATGCAGAAATACGATTTACTGATGCAGAAGTGGAGAAATTGGTAACTATCATAAAGAAAAAATATCCTAATACAATCTTTTTCATTCTTGCAGACCATGGTGAAGAATTTTGGGAACATAAGGGGGCTGGACATGGAACTTCTCTTTATGAAGAACAAATTCGTGTGCCTGTAATTATTCATGGGAGAGGAATAAAACCTAAAAAAATAGATACACCTATTTCTATCGCTGGTTTTGCGAAAACAGTTGTTTCTCTGGTTGATTTGCCTCCACCTTCACAGTTCGAAGGTTACAATCTATTAGAAGAAAAAGATAAAAGCACAAGGATTGAAATGGTTACATGGGGTCCATGGAAAGATATGGGATTAAACCTAAAGGGAATTATGAAATATCCTTGGAAACTTATATTGGACAGAAATACAAATAAAATTGAATTATACAATCTTACGGAAGACCCTAAGGAATTAACCAATGTATATGAAAGACATCCTGAAATTGTTTCTGAATTAATGGAACCAATTGAGAGTACTTCTCACAAAAAGGAAATACCTACATCAGAAAACACAATGACATTACCAGCGGAATTAAAAGAACAACTGGAAAAACAAGGGTATCTGTAA
- a CDS encoding carbon-nitrogen hydrolase family protein, producing the protein MTVLRIKGVQMKVANTKKENLPKILEHIQKGDCDIIIFPEMSLTGYNNNFSDTRTTEAWKQIASACKKSYVSSIIGTGVRMDGNTYIQARIYTDEGKLLGTQEKLVPTEEDRKWCRPGEELRLFKYKGINFGCLLGNDLWVAPGFGPYPDPRLSYQLGKRGAQIIFHLINTGIDQTYLPYYDINLRLRARESKCYIVTVNSASEHGVINCPSGIMSPEGRWLVQCPLQGEQTFVYDLEIETET; encoded by the coding sequence ATGACTGTATTAAGAATTAAAGGCGTTCAAATGAAAGTGGCAAATACAAAGAAAGAAAACCTTCCTAAAATACTTGAGCATATACAGAAGGGAGATTGTGATATTATCATCTTTCCTGAAATGAGTTTAACAGGATATAACAACAATTTTAGTGATACCCGAACTACAGAGGCATGGAAACAAATCGCTTCAGCATGCAAAAAATCTTATGTTTCAAGCATTATAGGAACGGGTGTGCGAATGGATGGGAATACATACATTCAAGCGAGAATTTATACAGATGAAGGGAAACTTTTAGGAACACAGGAAAAACTGGTTCCAACAGAAGAGGACCGTAAATGGTGTCGTCCTGGTGAAGAATTACGATTATTTAAGTATAAGGGAATAAATTTTGGATGTTTGTTGGGAAATGATTTATGGGTGGCACCTGGTTTTGGTCCATACCCGGACCCAAGGTTATCGTATCAGTTGGGAAAACGCGGGGCACAGATTATTTTTCATCTTATAAACACAGGCATAGACCAGACTTACCTTCCTTATTATGATATTAATTTACGACTAAGGGCTCGGGAAAGTAAATGCTACATAGTAACTGTAAATTCTGCATCTGAACATGGTGTAATCAATTGTCCTTCCGGAATAATGTCCCCCGAAGGCAGATGGTTGGTGCAATGCCCTCTACAGGGAGAACAAACATTCGTTTATGACCTTGAAATTGAAACAGAAACTTAA